GATCAGGAGTTGATTAAAAGAGCCATCCGGAAATCGGGCTTCGACATAGATGTAATGCTATCTGATAATGGAGAACATGCACTGGAAGTGCTCAATATTACTAAAAAGGGAACTAAACAAAACTTGCCACAAATAGTTATGCTCGATTTAAAGATCCCTAAACTTTCGGGAAAAGAAGTTTTGAAGGAAATACGACTGAACTCCAAGACAAAAATGCTTCCTGTTGTAGTGTTTACTTCTTCACGTGAAGAATCTGATTTACGAGAGTGTTACTTGTTAGGTGCAAATTCTTTTATCCGTAAACCCGTAAATGCGGATGATTTTAATAAAGCCGTTGATCTAATTATTAGTTATTGGTTTCAACTAAACGAATTGCCATAAACACGAATTATAGAGCCATGACAAACTACCGGATATTATTGTTAGAAGACTCTCTGGACGATACTGAATTGATCAAACGAAACCTGAAAAAACAAGGTGTAGTATTTGATTTGGTGTTGGCCATTAATAAAGAGGAATTCGTAAAAGCTATTGAATTTGATCGATTTGATATTATTCTGGCTGATTATAATTTACCTCGATTTAATGCAATGGAAGCTTTTGGAATTATTAAAAAGCATAACATGGATCTTCCATTCATTATTGTTTCTGGCAATATTGGTGAGGAACAAGCTGTTGCCTCCATGAAAGCAGGAGTACATGATTATGTCTTTAAAAGCAATATGGCTCGTTTAGGTCAGGTAATTAAAAGAGAATATGAGGAGTCGTTAAATCGGAAAGAAAATAGAAAAAATCAGCAGGCATTAATAAAGAGTGAATCAAAGTATCGTTTGCTGGTTGAGAACCAAAACGAACTTTTATTAAGTTTTGATCCTGATTTTAGAATTAAGTATGCCAACCATAAGTACTGCCATACATTTGGTAAAAATTTAGATGAGTTAATCGGAAATTCGTTTTTCAGCTTTATTCATAAAGATGATGTCGAAAGGGTTAAAAAATCGACAGAAAAAGTATTTCTGCCACCGTTTTTGGCAGTTTATGAAGAAAGGGCCAACACAATAAACGGTTACAAATGGTTTCGATGGTCGATTAATGCTGAGGTAGAAGATGAAAAAGTAGTTTCTATTATTGCTGTTGGACAAGAAATAACGGAGATAGTTGACGTGTTGGAAAAGCTTGAAAAAGAAAAAGAAAGATTCCAATCGATGTTTCAGGGAGCCGGTGACGGGATTGTTTTTGCCGATTCGAAAGGAAGAGTGCAAGAAATTAATCTGGCCTTTAAAAAAATTACAGGTCTTAAGGACGAAGAGGTAATTGGAAAATCAGCAATTACATTGATTAAAAAATTAATAGAAGTCAAACAAATACCTTCTTTTTTAAAATTAGTGCAAACAGCATTGAAAGGTCGGGATATAACTGTTTTTGAATTGCCATATAAGAGGAAGGTACTTGAGATATCAACTGTTCAGACTGTTGAGTCTAAAAATCATGTAGGAATTATTCGTGATGTTAGTATCCGAAAAACATATGAAAAGAAATTAGCAGAGTCAGAAAAGTCATTAAGAAAGCTGACGGAGTATCTGCAGGATATCAGAGAAAAAGAAAGAACGTCCATTGCTCGCGAAATACATGATGAAGTTGGACAAATGCTAACAGCTATCAAAATGGATATTACTTTTCTAAAAAAGCAGGTTCACGAAGATAACATTTTGACTGAATTGGAAAATATAGTTAAACTGACTGACAGGACTATTTATGAAGTAAAATCGATTATCACCAAACTTCGGCCAGGCGTATTAGATGATTTAGGCCTATCTGCAGCCATTGACTGGCTGGTGAGTGAACACAATAGCCGAACATCTGATAGCTGTAAGTTAGTTGTAGATATTAACGATGATGAAATCGACCAAATTATTGCTACAAATGTTTTCAGGGTCATTCAGGAAAGTCTGACCAATATTGTGCGACATGCAAAAGCAACAAAAACAATTGTACTTCTTGTTAAGAAAAAAGATCATTTGATTTTAAATATTACTGACAATGGAATTGGTATGCCCAAAAACGCTATTGAGTCATCCGATTCTTTTGGATTAATGGGCATGAAGGAGCGGATTTTATCCATGCATGGAAAATTTGAAATTAAAAAAGCAAAAACAGGCGGAACATTACTGGATATTGTTATTCCCTTTTAGTTTAATCGACTTAAATCTATTATTACACCCTACTGCCCCAAATTACACCCTACTGCTTTGCTGACGCAGGAAGCATCTAACGATAGCATTAGGTTTAGTTAGATCCCTCCTTCCTCGGGATTAGCATAGTGGATAGGATAAGCATAGAGGATAGGATTAGCATGGTGGAATGGAATTACACCCTACTGCCTTGCTGACGCAGGAAGCATCTAACGATAGCATTAGCATTTTTTCCAGAGGTAA
This genomic interval from Bacteroidota bacterium contains the following:
- a CDS encoding response regulator gives rise to the protein MKRVLLIEDSMGDQELIKRAIRKSGFDIDVMLSDNGEHALEVLNITKKGTKQNLPQIVMLDLKIPKLSGKEVLKEIRLNSKTKMLPVVVFTSSREESDLRECYLLGANSFIRKPVNADDFNKAVDLIISYWFQLNELP
- a CDS encoding PAS domain S-box protein translates to MVSTKRIAINTNYRAMTNYRILLLEDSLDDTELIKRNLKKQGVVFDLVLAINKEEFVKAIEFDRFDIILADYNLPRFNAMEAFGIIKKHNMDLPFIIVSGNIGEEQAVASMKAGVHDYVFKSNMARLGQVIKREYEESLNRKENRKNQQALIKSESKYRLLVENQNELLLSFDPDFRIKYANHKYCHTFGKNLDELIGNSFFSFIHKDDVERVKKSTEKVFLPPFLAVYEERANTINGYKWFRWSINAEVEDEKVVSIIAVGQEITEIVDVLEKLEKEKERFQSMFQGAGDGIVFADSKGRVQEINLAFKKITGLKDEEVIGKSAITLIKKLIEVKQIPSFLKLVQTALKGRDITVFELPYKRKVLEISTVQTVESKNHVGIIRDVSIRKTYEKKLAESEKSLRKLTEYLQDIREKERTSIAREIHDEVGQMLTAIKMDITFLKKQVHEDNILTELENIVKLTDRTIYEVKSIITKLRPGVLDDLGLSAAIDWLVSEHNSRTSDSCKLVVDINDDEIDQIIATNVFRVIQESLTNIVRHAKATKTIVLLVKKKDHLILNITDNGIGMPKNAIESSDSFGLMGMKERILSMHGKFEIKKAKTGGTLLDIVIPF